The following coding sequences are from one Chaetodon trifascialis isolate fChaTrf1 chromosome 24, fChaTrf1.hap1, whole genome shotgun sequence window:
- the LOC139327756 gene encoding SLIT and NTRK-like protein 1 — MLLWIVLLNAALCVASGNVTRDVCKEQICSCNEIEGDLHIDCEKRSFTTLQHLTGPSSQFYHLLLHGNSLSRLFPNEFANFYNAVSLHLENNGLHDIVPGAFLGLQLVKRLHINNNKIRSFRKSTFLGLDDLEYLQADFNLLRDIDPAVFRDLNKLEVLILNDNLISALPINVFQHVPITHLDLRGNRIKTLPYEGILEQIPGIAEVLLEDNPWDCNCDLVSLKEWLENIPHNALIGRVICEAPTRLQGSDLNETSEADLCPSLSGGVDTSLVAPPTQEEISETAAHAPRPTPYKPSGDASGPPTPGGHGARSRSKSRENWQLKTKPTPVLTGVNGDREQLHNMTCPQPCNCKLVGSRQGLGVNCEGKKIESLSNLKPKPLGAHELNMRDNNIHAVKKNQLLGYSSLNLLDLGGNNIKVIDNSTFQNQSELRWLYMDKNYLDTLLAEMFVGLVNLEYLSLEYNDIQVIVAGAFSPMPNLRVLFLNNNLLKSLPVDAFLGISLSKISLHNNYFPYLPVAGVLDQLNSIIQIDLHGNPWDCSCNIVPFKQWTEKLGADVIVSDLKCESPEEFWKRDFRYVRNDLMCRKLYDKVSPTSLSKNSTFTLDSGTRSNSYLEPNRVSISVLVPGLLLVFVTSAFTVVGMLVFILRNRKRSKRRDGNSSASEINSLQTVCDSSYWHSGPYNADGGAHRGFDCSTHLSTTNDA, encoded by the coding sequence atgctgctttggATTGTTCTGCTGAATGCGGCTCTTTGTGTTGCCAGTGGAAATGTTACAAGGGACGTTTGTAAGGAGCAGATATGCTCTTGCAACGAGATCGAGGGAGATCTGCACATAGACTGCGAAAAAAGGAGCTTCACCACTCTGCAGCATTTGACTGGCCCGAGCTCGCAGTTTTACCACTTGCTGTTGCACGGGAATTCTCTCTCCAGGCTATTTCCCAACGAGTTCGCCAACTTTTACAATGCTGTGAGCCTGCATTTGGAAAACAATGGTTTGCACGACATTGTCCCCGGCGCCTTTCTGGGGTTGCAGCTGGTGAAAAGGCTGCACATCAATAACAATAAGATACGATCATTCAGGAAGAGTACATTTCTGGGGTTAGACGACTTGGAATATCTCCAAGCTGATTTCAATCTATTGAGGGATATTGACCCCGCCGTTTTCAGGGACCTAAATAAACTTGAAGTGTTAATACTTAACGACAACCTCATCAGCGCGCTACCTATAAACGTGTTTCAACATGTGCCCATTACGCATCTCGACCTGCGGGGAAACCGAATCAAAACGTTGCCTTATGAGGGGATCCTTGAGCAAATACCGGGCATTGCGGAGGTTTTGTTGGAGGACAACCCGTGGGACTGTAACTGCGACCTGGTTTCTCTTAAGGAATGGCTGGAGAACATACCGCATAACGCGCTTATTGGGAGGGTGATATGCGAGGCTCCCACCAGGCTGCAAGGGAGCGACTTAAACGAGACGTCAGAAGCGGATCTGTGCCCTTCACTGAGCGGCGGCGTGGACACCAGCCTGGTCGCCCCTCCCACCCAGGAGGAGATCTCGGAGACCGCGGCCCACGCCCCGCGTCCCACGCCTTACAAGCCAAGTGGAGACGCCAGTGGGCCCCCGACGCCTGGCGGCCACGGAGCCAGGAGCCGCTCCAAATCTCGTGAGAACTGGCAGCTGAAAACTAAGCCCACTCCGGTGCTGACAGGTGTGAACGGGGACAGGGAGCAGCTGCACAACATGACGTGCCCCCAGCCGTGCAACTGCAAGCTGGTCGGCTCCAGACAAGGGCTGGGGGTCAACTGCGAGGGCAAAAAGATCGAGAGCTTATCCAACCTCAAACCTAAGCCCCTGGGCGCTCACGAGTTGAACATGAGAGATAACAACATACACGCAGTGAAAAAGAACCAGCTGCTTGGCTACTCCAGCCTCAACCTGCTCGATCTGGGTGGGAACAACATCAAGGTGATTGACAACAGCACTTTCCAAAACCAGAGCGAGCTGAGGTGGCTGTATATGGATAAGAACTACCTGGATACGCTGCTGGCAGAGATGTTTGTGGGCCTTGTGAATCTGGAATATCTCAGTTTGGAATACAACGACATCCAGGTGATAGTGGCAGGTGCATTCAGCCCCATGCCAAACCTGAGGGTTCTGTTCCTCAATAACAACTTGCTGAAATCTTTACCCGTGGATGCTTTCCTTGGGATTTCTTTATCCAAAATTAGCCTGCATAACAATTATTTCCCCTATCTCCCCGTGGCTGGCGTGTTGGACCAGCTCAACTCAATCATTCAGATCGATTTGCACGGGAACCCGTGGGATTGCTCGTGCAACATCGTGCCCTTCAAGCAGTGGACGGAGAAACTCGGGGCCGACGTGATCGTGAGCGACCTCAAGTGCGAGTCCCCCGAAGAGTTTTGGAAGCGCGATTTCCGCTACGTCCGGAACGACCTCATGTGCCGCAAACTCTACGACAAAGTCTCCCCCACCTCCCTGTCCAAAAACAGCACTTTCACCCTAGACTCGGGGACGCGCTCGAACTCCTACTTGGAGCCGAACAGGGTCTCCATCTCGGTGCTCGTCCCCGGGTTGCTGTTGGTGTTTGTCACGTCCGCTTTCACTGTCGTGGGAatgcttgtgtttattttgcgGAATCGAAAGCGATCAAAGCGGAGGGACGGCAACTCCTCGGCCTCGGAGATCAATTCCTTACAGACAGTGTGTGACTCGTCTTACTGGCACAGCGGGCCTTATAACGCAGACGGGGGCGCGCACCGGGGCTTCGACTGCAGCACGCACCTCTCCACGACAAATGATGCGTAA